In the genome of Nymphaea colorata isolate Beijing-Zhang1983 chromosome 9, ASM883128v2, whole genome shotgun sequence, one region contains:
- the LOC116261387 gene encoding mechanosensitive ion channel protein 6-like isoform X3 codes for MSHGPGMEREVVVLDIDRHSGNANAMQQPGAVAGNGTICRDSSECFRNDRRLDFGGGGANGSSTEDSTGFAFRPPPGEDPPTKLIGQFLHKQRASGDVALDLDFNMVELDDGAVEDEGGRQNPPQFAQKPPSVPRYPPPASVHHSKDLQDSVEISSRVSTEGIRRRSVRKKDSDNSGDESGDSFSDGKDGEVLGCSSVASTGARPPSFQRKASLLRTKTKSRLMDPPRAMQHSHAMNPSRPASCCQQVKKSGMVGGGGGKGAGFEFEEDEDPFLDEDLPDEFKREKVGAFTVLEWLGFFLILAVFVCSLSIRFLSSRTVWGLHIWKWALMGLVVFCGRLVSGWGIRIVVLFIERNFILRKRLLYFVYGLRKAVQNCLWLGLILIAWHFLFDKKVEREANTKAPTYVTKILVCFLVATFIWLVKTLLVKVLASSFHVSAYFDRIQDSLFNQYVIETLSGPPLMEIQQNKEEEEKVLSEVRKLENAGMKVSIDIKAAARGNAATLGGKGDPVNKGDTFERSPRIGRSHRMSGAISRQQEGGITIDHLHRLNQKNVSAWNMKRLMNIVRLGVLSTLHESIQGAENEDEHTMQIRSEFEAKAAARKIFHNVAQPGAKYITLIDLMRFMTEEEAVKALSLFEGTKDASKIGKSALKNWVVNAFRERRALSLTLNDTKTAVNKLHQMVNIVVGAIILIIWLLILGIATTHLLVFVSSQLLLAVFIFGNTCKTVFESIIFLFAVHPFDVGDRCEIDGVQMIVEEMNILTTVFLRYDNQKITYPNSVLCTKPISNFYRSPDMGDAVDFCVHLATPAEKIAILKERIKSYIESRKDHWYPDPMVIVKDVKDMNKLEMAVWLRHHMNHQDMGERWQRRALLVEEMVKIFRELDVEYRLLPVDVNLRSMPPVTSARLPSTWMTA; via the exons ATGTCGCACGGTCCGGGCATGGAGAGAGAGGTCGTTGTTCTCGATATTGATCGGCACTCCGGCAATGCCAACGCCATGCAGCAACCCGGCGCTGTCGCTGGCAACGGTACCATATGCAGGGATTCGAGCGAGTGTTTCCGGAACGATCGCCGGTTGGACTTTGGCGGCGGTGGCGCCAACGGCAGCAGTACGGAAGATAGCACGGGGTTCGCTTTCCGGCCGCCTCCCGGGGAAGACCCGCCCACCAAGTTGATCGGACAGTTCCTCCACAAGCAGCGGGCTTCTGGCGATGTGGCGCTGGACTTGGACTTCAACATGGTGGAGCTCGATGATGGTGCGGTGGAAGACGAGGGTGGCCGTCAGAATCCGCCTCAGTTCGCGCAGAAGCCGCCGTCTGTTCCCAGGTATCCTCCGCCGGCCTCTGTCCACCACTCGAAGGATCTCCAGGACTCTGTGGAGATCAGTTCCCGCGTTTCCACCGAAGGCATCCGCCGGAGGTCGGTGAGAAAAAAGGATTCCGATAACAGCGGCGACGAATCCGGCGATAGCTTCTCAGATGGGAAAGACGGGGAGGTTCTGGGATGCTCGTCAGTGGCGTCCACGGGCGCGAGGCCGCCGTCGTTCCAGAGGAAGGCAAGCTTGCTGCGGACGAAGACAAAGTCGAGGCTGATGGACCCCCCTCGCGCTATGCAGCATTCGCACGCGATGAACCCAAGCCGTCCTGCTTCCTGTTGCCAACAGGTGAAGAAATCGGGGATGGTAGGTGGTGGCGGTGGGAAGGGGGCTGGCTTCGAGtttgaggaagatgaagatcCCTTTCTCGATGAGGATCTTCCGGACGAATTCAAGCGTGAAAAGGTCGGAGCCTTCACCGTCCTTGAATGGCTCGGGTTCTTCCTTATTTTAGCTGTCTTCGTCTGCAGCCTCAGCATCCGCTTCTTGAGCAGCAGGACTGTTTGGGGCCTTCATATCTGGAAATGGGCGCTCATGGGGCTGGTTGTCTTTTGTGGTAGGCTTGTTTCTGGTTGGGGGATCAGGATCGTTGTCCTCTTCATAGAGAGGAATTTCATCCTGAGGAAGAGGCTGCTCTATTTCGTCTATGGCTTGAGAAAGGCCGTCCAGAACTGTCTCTGGTTGGGGCTTATTCTCATCGCCTGGCATTTCTTGTTTGATAAGAAGGTGGAGAGGGAAGCCAACACCAAAGCTCCGACTTATGTCACCAAAATTTTGGTCTGCTTCTTGGTGGCGACATTCATCTGGCTGGTGAAGACTCTGCTCGTTAAGGTCTTGGCTTCGTCCTTCCATGTGAGCGCCTACTTTGATCGGATTCAAGATTCGTTGTTCAATCAGTATGTGATCGAAACGCTCTCGGGGCCACCTTTGATGGAGATACAACAGAacaaggaagaggaggagaaggtgtTGTCTGAGGTGCGAAAGCTGGAGAATGCGGGCATGAAGGTTTCGATCGACATCAAGGCGGCTGCTAGAGGCAATGCAGCTACTCTGGGTGGTAAGGGTGATCCAGTGAATAAGGGCGACACCTTTGAGAGGAGCCCCCGAATTGGAAGGAGCCACAGAATGTCAGGCGCTATTTCGCGTCAGCAGGAAGGGGGGATCACAATCGACCATCTTCATAGGCTCAACCAGAAAAACGTCTCTGCCTGGAACATGAAGAGGCTGATGAACATCGTGAGGCTTGGGGTGTTGTCTACTTTGCATGAATCGATACAGGGGGCTGAAAACGAAGATGAGCATACAATGCAGATACGTAGTGAATTCGAAGCCAAAGCCGCTGCTCGGAAGATTTTCCACAACGTGGCGCAGCCGGGAGCCAA GTATATAACGTTGATTGATCTTATGCGCTTCATGACCGAGGAAGAGGCCGTCAAGGCTCTGAGTCTATTTGAAGGAACAAAAGATGCAAGTAAAATTGGCAAATCTGCTCTCAAAAACTGGGTG GTTAACGCATTCAGAGAAAGGAGGGCACTTTCTCTGACACTGAACGATACCAAAACAGCAGTGAACAAGCTCCATCAGATGGTTAACATAGTGGTCGGCGCCATTATACTGATAATATGGCTTCTGATTCTAGGAATTGCGACAACACACCTTCTTGTCTTCGTCAGTTCTCAGCTTCTGCTTGCGGTTTTCATCTTCGGAAACACCTGCAAGACGGTGTTCGAGTCCATTATTTTCCTGTTTGCCGTGCATCCATTTGATGTTGGTGACCGTTGCGAGATAGATGGAGTTCAG ATGATAGTAGAAGAGATGAACATTTTAACCACAGTGTTTTTGAGGTATGACAACCAGAAGATCACATACCCAAACAGCGTACTATGTACCAAGCCCATCAGCAACTTCTACCGCAGTCCTGACATGGGGGATGCAGTCGACTTCTGCGTCCATCTTGCAACTCCCGCCGAGAAGATCGCCATCTTGAAGGAGCGAATCAAATC TTACATTGAGAGCAGGAAGGATCACTGGTACCCAGATCCGATGGTCATTGTGAAGGATGTGAAAGATATGAACAAATTGGAAATGGCGGTCTGGTTGAGACACCATATGAATCATCAGGACATGGGGGAGAGATGGCAGAGGAGAGCTCTTCTAGTAGAAGAAATGGTGAAAATCTTCAGGGAACTGGATGTGGAGTACCGGTTGTTGCCTGTGGATGTGAATCTGAGGAGCATGCCCCCAGTGACGTCTGCTAGGCTCCCATCGACTTGGATGACTGCATAA